A DNA window from Mobula hypostoma chromosome 3, sMobHyp1.1, whole genome shotgun sequence contains the following coding sequences:
- the gsx2 gene encoding GS homeobox 2 has translation MSRSFYVDSLIIKDSSVRPSPVLNDHGQDFLIPISVHSPTMMSVSGPVCPSRKTGTFCVCPLCVTSHIHSSRSGIPLLKSQFPNGDPQYCQRINQQSNPGLGHPPVCTPTYSVTDPRRYHCLSVGPESNSHLQNGKRMRTAFTSTQLLELEREFASNMYLSRLRRIEIATYLNLSEKQVKIWFQNRRVKHKKEGKGTPRNAHSICKCSSQGHCLRSEDEESLSPISSGKEDKDMSPA, from the exons ATGTCTCGATCTTTTTATGTTGATTCCTTGATCATCAAAGACTCTTCAGTAAGACCATCTCCCGTCTTGAACGACCACGGCCAAGACTTTCTAATTCCTATTAGCGTTCATTCACCAACAATGATGTCCGTTTCTGGTCCCGTCTGTCCGTCCAGAAAGACGGGTACTTTCTGCGTCTGCCCCCTCTGTGTCACGTCCCATATTCACTCATCTCGAAGTGGGATCCCACTGCTGAAAAGCCAGTTCCCAAATGGAGATCCACAATACTGTCAACGAATTAACCAGCAGTCAAACCCTGGGCTCGGGCATCCACCTGTTTGCACACCTACTTACAGCGTAACAGACCCTAGAAGATATCACTGTCTTTCCGTGG GTCCTGAAAGCAACAGTCACTTACAAAACGGCAAGCGGATGAGAACAGCCTTTACGAGCACACAACTCTTAGAGCTCGAGAGGGAGTTCGCCTCAAACATGTATCTGTCGAGGCTTCGCAGGATTGAAATTGCTACTTACCTGAACCTATCCGAGAAGCAGGTGAAGATCTGGTTCCAGAACCGGCGCGTCAAGCACAAAAAAGAGGGCAAAGGGACCCCGCGGAACGCGCACAGCATTTGTAAATGTAGCAGCCAAGGTCACTGTCTGCGCTCCGAGGACGAGGAATCCCTCTCACCGATATCATCTGGCAAAGAAGACAAAGATATGTCACCCGCATAG